The following is a genomic window from Procambarus clarkii isolate CNS0578487 chromosome 75, FALCON_Pclarkii_2.0, whole genome shotgun sequence.
gtagtacagtacagtatatgcaaaACACATCTGCAGTATAATATCAGCTATGTGTAATATTGATACAGTATAtaaatttttgttaattttatatatattgtttttaaaAGTTTCTGCCTAATTTTACAACCAACAAAGCATTGTTTGTTCATGTTGCATTTCCAGAGAAGGCGTCAAAGGTTCCTCAACACCCTGTTAATGACAGCATCAATGAACAAGTTCTCCCACCAAAGACGCAAGTGGATCTTCAGCTAGTGCAGCTGCTGGAAAAATTATCACTTGTTGATTTCGCAAACAAAGAAGGTCTAGCCAGACTAGAGGCTGCAATAAGGTATGAAGTATAATACTGTATATAGATCTTGCATTAAGACAATTAACTGCTGTGGAGTAATCCTAGtaacgttatcttgagattatcttgagatgatttcggggcttagcgtccccatggctcggtcctcgaccagacctcatttttgttacccccccccccaggaagcagcccatagcagctgtctaactcccaggtatctatttactgctaggtaacaggggcatcagggtgaaagaaactgcccatctgtttctgcctccaccagggattgaacccagaacctcaggactacgaatccgaagcactggccattcagctgtcaggccccagacGTAGTGTCAATCATGTTGTGCCATTTCCTTAATCACGATCATGCCGAGAATCATGGATTATAGTGGATTGTAGAgcattgaattttgaatttgaaaactataaaaatgtaaaaagaaaAGTCTGTGTTGCCAATAGTTCGTTCTCACCAAATTGTTACATGCAAAGTGGAATGCCACTGTTTGACAATATATTTTCTTACCATTTTACTTGACAGCTATTTTGGGTCTATAAAAGGAATACATGTATAATGATTACATACAAAATAAATTTGTTGTAAATTTTTACAGTGGATACCACAATATATAACTTCTTTATCATTGACTTGCTCTATTTTACTTCTGTACGGGATTAATACAGTATGGCCCAATGCCATTCTTGGTAATCTGGTCAAATTTCAGTTATCCAGATTTCTGTCCTGATATGGTGAAGCTTGGCAGACAAAAATTCTGTCTCGATTTTGGCCGGATAACCCAAAGTTACAGTTTAACAGGTCCGGATAAATGAGCTCATACAGTATATTATTCTCCTAATTATTTTTGTTATACCTGAAATGCTTTGCATATTGGTGGCTGTGTGTATTGTATTTTTTTCACCTTCAAATTCTCCACTGTTTAAGTATCTCATGTATGTTCTCTTGcttaaattattttattattattattattattgtatcacTAGAATAAAAGTGTAGGCTTTTTGGAAGACTCATATTGTATGTGTTAATCTTTTTACTGTATTTTTCCTTTCAAGCTCACTTTATTGTGTTGTAAGAAATATATGATTAAACAAATAATTTGTATTACAGCATGGCCGATCagctgtgtgtggtgaacacagaAGGTGTGGAGCCAATGATTACTGTGCTTGAGAACAGGTATGTTGACTTGTTGGTGCTAATTGGTACTAATGAGTTTTGAACTAGTTTCAGTGAATTCCTTGTGAACTTGATTGGCATTTTCAAGGCTTTGTTTTCTATGAACTCTCTAGTTGTCTGTAAACTAGCACTGTTTGAATTGTCTGAATTCAGACAATTGAGACAATTCAGACAATTATTCAGAATGAATATAGTTGTCTGAATTAAACATGCACTAACTTTCTGGTGGGGTGGCAAAATGTCAACTGTTCCCTGTGCCTCTATGAGGGGagggccaaaatctggctcttgccctaggtaggccaaacagaacttcAACAACTAATGTGACTCTTTAGTATGTAGCAATCTCAGCAAGATTGCTTCAGGGAGTCactgaggcatttcattacattaaatgctgggttttaattaattattttacaACTAGACTAATTCTatgttatttttattttcatgtttcttgttaattgctttaagtatgccatttgtaagccatggattgtttagtcTTTTgacagttatttatttggtgagaagtgtgtgtgtgtgtatttaagaGGCTTAAGATTTTGGTAAAGATGATGTAGGTTGATGAATttgttatatattatttaattcagCTTCCCAGTTTATGTTGCAAAGTACATCTATGAGGTTGCCTATTGATGTTTCACTGTGTAGTCAGAAAATTTATTTCTTGGTATTGTAAACATATTTCACTGCTTGCATAAATTGATTAAACAACTGAACTTCAGTACCAGAATTACTTTAAAACATTTTAACTTGACTTTTTAGAGCAGAGATTAAAAATTGACCTTGTAGCAAGCTAACAGAAAATACTTGAAAATAAAATGGCTCTCTTTCTGGAGAGAAAGAACACACAACACCTTTGATTTCTAATCACTCGACCGAGTGAAGTTAACTTTTGAACTTCAGCTGATATCGTCTCTTTTTACAGAGGTTAAGACCTTTTGAATAGGCAAAATGTTCATTGATTTAATGAAATCTGTAGAAAAAATTAATTTCTTATAGTTTGAATTTTATTAAGCATAACCTTAAACCATTCAGGTCTCTCCATCTGGCGGATGATGAGGTTCTTTCTGACAACTTGAGCGAGGAGCTGCTAGCTTGTGCCAAGGAAACTCTTGAGGATTACTTTATCGTCCCACCAGGAAATATCACCTACTCAGAAGAAAAAGGATACTATCATGAACTGGATCGTGGTAAGGAGGAAACATGAAGAATAATGTAAAACAAAGTATAATACACTCGGTGAAGATTGTTGTACTGTATTGCTTTCTTTTGTCATTAGGAACATCATGTGCTCAAAATCTTTTGGATACTGTCATGAACTGGATTATGGCAAGGACACAAAGAATATAAAGTAAACCACATTACAGTCAATGAAGATTGCTGTATTGCTTTCTTTGGTCACTGGGGAAACATCATTTGCTCAAAAGATAAAGGTTGATACCATGAACTGGATCATGGCCAATAGGAGACAAAGAACACTGCTATACAGTATTTCTTTGTTTTAAAAGTATGACGTGTATCAATTCTTGGCTCCTAATAGAAATTCAAAGATTTATTTTTTAGAAAAAGATGATCTTGTGATTGTGATAGATCACACTTGCGATGTCTATAATCTTGTTTATAATTTGAAATATTGTAATTTATGTAAGCTAATTTTGACAATTTTAGTCTTCATATCCATGTTCTCCCGAGTGCTCAATAATGATGCCATGGAATACTTACCATAATTATGTTTGGCTTGGATGAAGATTGGAAATACTGTAGTTTGAAGAGTGTCATGGCAGCAATTCACAAAATTACACCAGTTGTAATAAATTCTGTAATAGATATAGCTGTGTCTGTCAGAAAAATATATGAGAGAGCAATATAAGTAAACAGTTGCAGAACTCTGAGGATTTTTCTTGACTTCGTACCTTGATATCAGAAGAACCGAGTTGAGAGCATCTGCCTGAAGCACAAATGGATAGTCACTGGTCTAGTCTGTTACTGGGTTTCCGATAGTGTTCTTTCAGGAACATCCTCTTTAAGGAACAGCAGTCATGACATCCATCAAGTATCCTTCAGTAATCATGATCCATCTTGCACAGTGAAATCACAAGAACGTGATATTCTGGTACAAGATAGTGCGTTCTAAACTCTTTAAGTGACATAGTACTTCAGGTCAAGGTATTTTTTTACGCAATTATGGTCACGTTGATAGTGTGTGTGCTTATAGAGTCCAGAGATGTGGGTAAGAGTCCATCATATGACTAATATTTTCTTGTGATCTATCTTGTTCTACACATATGAGATTGTATTTTCTAGGTAATATGCCACTTTCTTTATCCATGAAGTAGGCTGTTTAAGAAGCTAGCCCTGTACTTCACTCTTGTTTGTCTTCCTTGCAATCCTCTCATCATTCACTCCAGATGACTGAATCTTCATTGAGTATTTTTCTTGACCTACATTCATCCTACACATGTATGGGCTATTTTGTCATCCTACATATTATATTCACTATTATTTTGTTCTATTTATATTGTTTGACTTATATATCATATTTACTGGTGCAGAAGATGCACCTAGTTatagtaatattttgttgaattttttttttagtgtttcaTTGTGTATTAAAAGTAATTTTGATGTAATTTtctagggggtggggggaaacaaTTTTGTGCATGTCAATACAAAATATGTTTGGTTGATGGTGGACCAAAAATATGTCTCCTATCCACCAGCAAACAAagtatattttaaaaattgccaaCCACAATAATATGAGtaataatatttcattcacctggtCCATTGGAGCCTCGATCCCAGGACCTCAAAAGTGGAAGCCTGTAGCTCTACCAACCACACTATGGGTATACTCACTAAGAAAGGATCCCAAGAGAGACAACTATAGTAGTATCCAACTGGGACTTTAAGCCTTCCCTGGGGTATGGAGGTGTATAGGAAATCCACATTCTAGTCATATAAATTGCCAACCACAATAACGTAGGTAATGACATTTCATTCACTCGCTTTGGCTTCGTTACGTATCGGTCACATCCACCAGATGCAACTTAATGCAACAACATCCTGCTCCcttttgtccaaattgcattctcCCAGTTAGTAGTGCACCACCTTGTTGATTGCTCTGATTTCTGGGATGTTCGAGTATCTTGCTTTCCTAATGTACTAAGGGTTTGTGTTTCTCTTGTTGGAATCCTTGCTGAATTGAATATCTTTGATATCATTTGCATTATAATCCTTGCTGAATTGAATACCTTTGATATCATTTGCATTATATCCTTTtgctcttgtattggcatcctgagCAATATATAGCATCTTTTGAATATttagtgctacatagtcttcctggCTTGGCACATTCTTTGATAATAACTGCTTTCAAAATGCATATACACTCAACTCATTCACATTGCTGATTAAACAACATGACTTGGGCCTCTAACAGGATCAGTCGGAAACCATGATGTGTACCTCACAAGATCAACTAGAACTCAGGATGTCTCTTTTCATGGTATCAACCAGAACCAATGAtatatacctgaatttacctgagggccactaatactagtggcctcgatgaggacaggaaaccggcggcttgtgaaaggtcccccccccccattttcccTTATGATGCAAATGGGGCATATGTTCctcttgggagtacccagagcatagtTTCGATTCCTCCTGtttgctcctactgattttctcattgatacatcatgttattgtgatttctttgtgccccTGATGAGTGGCTCACAGGCTCAACCAGGACCCATGTGTTTTGCCTTACAGAATCAACCAAAACTGACAATGTGTGTCTCACAGATCATCCAGCACTCATTATTCTGTTTGATCCCGAGAGGCCCATATAATGGGTTCTGATTGATTTTGTGAGATACACATTCAAAAGCCACGATTGTGTATCAAAAGATCCACCATGCAGAACCCATGTTATTGTATAAATTGGCGAGAGTACATGTTAGGTCGAGCCAGGCAGGCTGACTCTAGgtaatcaggggccagattcacgaagcagttacacaagtccctacgaacgtgtacatctttcctcaatctttgacggctttggttacatttataaaacagtttacaagcatgaaaacttcccaatcaactgttgttataaacAATAACAAGgacttcctggtgcttcggagctcattacagtaattgtttaataattataaacaaagccggcaaagattgagaaaagatgtacaggttagtaagtacttgcgtaactgcttcgcgaatctgaccccaggttaggAGGCAGGCTAATTGATAGGGAAGAGAATGGCAGAGTCAGTAACATTAAGGATATACACACAGAGGTGTACCCCGCTTGTCAGCGTATACACTTAAGTTTACTGTAGTCATGGACAATGCTCTggtctaaagtatacttgctccaTGATTGATCGGTAAATTATTGTGGTGATTTAATGACCCTCTCTGGTTGATACACCATAATATCTATATCATATCATAAGGTTTAGTGGTAGGTATTATAAAGCAGTCTGCCAGGCATGTCTGCAGGAGGTAGATATGTGAAGTACCAAGATGAGAGTAGACTTCTTTTGATGATAATGTGCTCCTCGTCTGTGATGATTATTCAAATCTGATACAATCCTAGCTTACAGCCGATATGTTGTCTACAAATACTGTAGTCTATTTTTATCAGTTTCTTAACAGCAGTTTCAGCACTTTGTGTTTTTGTGAGTCAAGTATAGGTAAGGAGGCATCTGTcaagcaggcaagctggcagtcaGGAAGACAGGCCAAAGTACAAGCGGGACGGCAGGTCAATAGACAGTaaaacaggcaggcagagagacggGGACGAAGTTATACTGGGCAGACTTACACACCCACACAAGCCTAACGGAGCCCTCCATGTTggcttgctgccacctctcctgctGGTCAATTTTACTGCACGCAAGTTCTCACTCCACAACCAAATACTGTATTGTACAAAGATatagtttttttttatacaaatcaCTATGAATTACAAAATATACCATGGATATTAAGGTGCTATTTTGATCCATGTTTTAGCATGGGGGAATATTTTTTCAGCATGTCATATGTTTTACCATGCTGCTGTATAAATTTCTAGTTatactattattattaattatagtgTTGCAATTATAAGATATAAATACTTCTTTAGGTCTATAATCATCTGGAGAAAAATATATCTTCTACAAAAGCTTACTGATCGCCCAGCAAGATATACCTTCTGCTTTGAATTTAGTTCTGGACTATTGCAAACTGTATGTGTATACATTTTAAGTTGTGAGTTTTGCAAGTTGAGTATACTTTTTGGTGTGGCGTATATACTTTGAGAGTGGGGAGCggtgtaataaaaaaaaagtcttaTAAAGGGGCAGTTTGATAGATATGTCAAGCTTTAGGCAACATAAACCTGAACAAAAGTAAGGGTGAGACTGCCAGGCTAGCAAGCAGGCTAGCAGGCAGACTGGCAGACAGGATGATTGGTAGATAGGCAGACTGAATGACTGGtagacaggcaggctggcagacagGATGAATGGTAGACAGGCAGGCTTACAGACAGAAAACCATTTGCCGAGTGtgtgcccacccacccacccaccctagcCTTGCAGGGCCTTCCCTATTGGCTCCCTGCCCGCCTCCTCCCCACCTTTCCTGGTCATTGTGTCCATGCATATttctaccacaccacagcccAGTGGTGGGAAATAAAACTCAGCAGTAGTGTCTTGAAAATAGTTAAGATTCATTTGAACAATACCATCAAGAAGCATTAGAGAATTAACCCAAATTTCGATTTTTTCTTATGGGACTAATTTATCAAACTCTCACTCTTGACCaggttgctgttgtgtataatgaGTTGATCATCCATCTCTGTTCACCTCAATTGTATCTAAAATACATGACAGAAAGAGTTATGACAGTGATATCACACCTTGTGCATACCATATATAAAAAAAGTTAATTATTTTCTTGGTTTGGTTAGGCCAGGCTTGGCTATTCCTCTTAACACCAGCTAGCCTTTTATCCTTCTTTTATCCATTTACGTACTTCAGTCATATCATTCGACACTTCGATTTTCTAGAGGATGTAATTTATGCATTTTTAATACATATCCATAATGAAGGTGtctaattcctgggattaactCTTGTCATTCTTCTCTGCATGCATTCATGTCAATTTTAtggccattctataatatggtgacCAAAGCCGGTTCAATCCAACTCACCaacagtacatatgtggtatctcTTAACATATACAGTATGTGTGAATACATCATATTAACATAACCAAGTGGAATGAAGCCCACCCAAACCAAACTTTAGGTTAAAGTAACCTTAACTTAACCATGAATAGAGAGTAGATAACAGCACTAATAGTTTAGTGTTGTTTACATCCATTATTCCCCTGGAGGTAATCACATCCATTACCTCCAGTCCCTAATCTCCTGCATGAGGACAGGTTGGAGGGATAGCTTGAGAATAGCTGCTTTACAAAATTCATTTAGGTCTAATTTTATGCCATACGTTCAGGTCGGCGATAGTTTTGAGATCACTTCATCAATGCTGCTCAGGGCATCTCCCGCAGCATATAAAaatatcatggataattttttctAAATATCTCTAAATGTACAATGAAATAGTAGGTCATTTTGATTACCAAATCAAGCATCCAGCGTGTGTGCTAATTTGTAATCTAGGAATTAAATGGGCGTCATCCATGCAGGGCATTATTTTGTTCACAGGTATAC
Proteins encoded in this region:
- the GatC gene encoding glutamyl-tRNA(Gln) amidotransferase subunit C, mitochondrial, with the protein product MEATFLSQVVRRCNLTKLLTRINVSCMTTRQTFVTAKQEKASKVPQHPVNDSINEQVLPPKTQVDLQLVQLLEKLSLVDFANKEGLARLEAAISMADQLCVVNTEGVEPMITVLENRSLHLADDEVLSDNLSEELLACAKETLEDYFIVPPGNITYSEEKGYYHELDRGKEET